Below is a genomic region from Eupeodes corollae chromosome 1, idEupCoro1.1, whole genome shotgun sequence.
actaggatttctctaatattgtaatcaagaatgcgctccaaggttttaagcacaaaagatgttaagcttatttgTCTGAAATCCTTCACgtattcgtgacctcgcctacccactttcttgataaaaacttctttgacctgtctccacgacatggacacatgtttgagaaggagacatcctttgaaaatttgttccagccatggagctaccacatcatgcaacttttgaagaataactggcagtatgccagtatccccatgcctggggatttatatggagaaaaagtattgatggcccacaaaatattttctctggttataacggaatggacttgctccacatgagctacgtctAGCACTcgggtttcaagcgattcggggttatcactctcgcaaaccggaaagtgcgtcttcatcagtagctcaagagattcgggtggagaggctgtccagttTCCATcaggttttttttagaaatgaaggattacaatgttccttcgataaaactttgctgagccttgcggagacctttatgtcttcgattgattgacagtattctctacagctctccaaaaaaattttatgggagccactgttagttttgatcttaaaaaaaaatgaaaaaaaaagcctaacgtgaatctgctcaaaaccttaacttgcaagtttgaactcaatcgacccaatggataaggctgtaggagcgtggacagacagacaacaCAGACCGAACGAAATCACGTTACTCACTTTTTCGACTTTCTACCATTGGATAGggaacaagttttagattttcgttTTTGGAAAAGGGGGGCGGgggtacattttttgtaaatttttcatactaaaaatcaatattaagaaacgagtctctggaacaatttagaagagccccggaacaattgggaacaagttttggaatttcgaatttcggaaaagggggCCCAGAATGTGTTTAACAGAGTAGTACACTGTTAAGTTTTGTTTGGacttaatatctttatttttgaacatatttgaatgaaactttGGAAAAATTGGATGTGAGTGATTatggatataaaaatattgtttaagtgtGGGAGTTTgtaaagggggggggggggttggggatgtttttttgaatgtaggcatattaattttgttctttgctgaaagaatacagctttggcttaaaattttaaaaattttcgagGGGGGGGCACTCGGGAGGGTAAAtattaattgtttcttttttctgcgCCTTCAGCGTTATTTGCTTATGGTCTTGGACGAAATTTGGATACGAGCTGGGAGAAGTATGGTTTGACTtggaacacttttttaatttttgatttttgaaaaggggaggctaaaatattctttacaaaatagagatttttttgaaagatcgatcatcagcgtaaataataGGTTATAAGCCAAGTTTTGGTTGCTGTGCATGTGCTTAATtacgttttattaaaatgtaggcttaaaaaaaaaaaaacaaaaaaattgggagatgtatattgcatttttgcaaaaaaaaaaaattggaggcaatatctcttaaaatatacattttactactctaattttttggaacaatggttagaacactttttagaatctaaaaaaaataaaaaaagttggaatttcGAAAAAGAGGGGggctagaattttttcaaattttgcccataacttttaaaattttgatcatagaggtccaaaaatttggaacaatgttcagaacaactagaacaacctggaataattttgaaaaaaaaacgattttcgaaaaagagGGGGCTaggtcaaaaacagtttttggggtCTAAACCCccatttttgggtatttttcaaaaaaaactttggaacaatgcggaacaaaccgagaacaacctggaacaactttccaaaattggaaaatcaaaaaaagtggggctaacttcacgcactctcagccttgacctctgcccaatgatcatgagagatgttaccatccacatgactcctgtcaatgaccgcggcaatgatTTTACCTCTGAGCGCGTCACTGAAGGagagatctttgttgacggctgttgtgctgttggaaagcaccttctgcctttttggttcgggcttgtcaccctcgaaagacctatctcgctttgacgttgagtcgccgcaggtcggtttagcttttttgctaagaaagccactagcccactcgagtttacgcgtttgctctgCGGTTCTTCccgccgccggtatgacaccgactgcggctagaatcctttcggcattgcgttggtctcgattggcctgtgactccttggacttctttttggccggcccagagctatgtccgtgtgtcacagatgtgggtgtgccctcacccttcGAGTCAATTCCATATATAGaagattttgtctctccggatggggtgtcccttcttggggtcgcttgcgacgtcctagcaggagcggggaagaggtggggtgtggaattgCCGCCCTTGGGactgccgagcgtcacagctgttccactgacgggtaattccttcaagtaaaggttgcggctagtagagggagaaggactctcgccactactagcaaccacagggttgacaacacgttcacacacctgatttggctcgacagccttttcaggtgatgtgaccgcattggcagccttggtgcgatttttttgttttatcatagttttgtttgttttttttttttatttttaaattttttcatattattccCACGAGTAATgcggaaagacggtcagccccggcagagccacttgccggggtaaggcagaaatatgacggaccttgccacagcaCCCGAAAGAGCTCTTTAACGGCTGGTTtgtcccccagcctttcattcttcggcacagttttcgtactagtacgctcacaccaccactgaaattaggaacctctgaactatgattaaattgggtttccgcacgttgcactattgaggagttacaacaattcagcgatccaactcaaccttagctaatcaccatcctgccaaaacgcacaggactactatggtgatcattgcccgtctggcacccacttggagggtttgaatgaggattttgccgggcataattatgatataaaaaaagctaaaatagGAATTTAGACATTTGAACTATTTTTAGGAGATCGAACTATGGTGCTGATAGTAACCTTGATCAATTTATcagtaaattaaacaaattctaTATACTCAAATGACTACTATCTTAAGTCTgcaagctttattttaaatagttttggtacatgcaaacaattattttatttatcgaattagatagatagatagatagatagatttggattttattggatcaacatttgaatttaacaatagaaacgtttttacatttacatttacgAAAATCATTATGACATGgcatttgccgtctgccagatttaCAACTATaatatgttaatttaattacaaagatATAACcgttttaaataacatatgtgtttaaaataaggaattatatggaaaccaataaaatttaaaattcaaataagatacagttaaaggtttgtttaatcaaaaatcttcGTTAATTATTCTTGCTCTATATCTGAGCGCAATTACACAATATTCATAAAGTCTATTAATGTTCATTTGATTCAATTCGTCCAGGACTTGCTCTTCAGATAAAACATCGCTTCCAAGAACGCTTCTTCTGGTTTCTTTCAGAGTTGGGCATCTTCCCAAAAAGTGAATTTCGTCTTCTCTTTCTTTCATGTTGCAAATGCTGCATTCTAATGGTAGATCCGGTCTGTGAGGCATGAAGTTCAGATTGATAAGCTCGCGGCGAAGTCTGACCATTGTAGCGATAACATTAACCTTATTAGAGtcatgaaaatagtttttctctgCCAAATTGTGATTTAATCTACTGTAAACTGTTCTGTAGACGGAACTGGAGGCTTCAGCtatatattcagctctacatttctcatcCACCTTCGAGATTACATTGTAGAAGAGAGTCTTGCAACTACCAATGTTTTCCAGGtttaaatcaaagcttaaattgCATTCTTCAGCTAGTTTTGACCACTCTCTATACCAGCTGTTTCGTTCAAGTATGGCACTGATAGCTACCTTCTTGACTAATCTGGATTCTGATAAATTGAATATGTACTGAAGAAAATCGGCTTGCAACTTCAAGGTCTTTATGTGTAAAGGTGATAGTCCTGTTTCGAGCATTACCACGTAATTTGGTGTGTTGACTGGTAAGCTAAATATCCTTTTAATATAGTGTGTCAAGAGTTTTTCCACCGTTTGAAATCTCATACATCCCCAAACTTGTGCgccatataaaagtatgctctccgatactgcttcaaataccttGTGTTTACTGCTATGCGCAATGTTTCTGTTCATGAAGCATCTTTTCCGTGATATGTTAATGGCTGTTTTCGCCTTTTCTAACTTCACAGTTAAATGCTTCTGCATGCTCAAACTTCTCGTAAAAATTACCcctaggtatttgtattcgGTTACACACTCTAAGGCTTCTCCGTTAAATGACCATTTCTcgttagaagcatttcttccaccaccgtttttaaatatcatcacTTTAGACTTTTGCGTATTAACGATTAAGTTCCATAAGCAACAATAATTATATAACCtgtttatcataagctgtaatGCTTCCGGCGAATACGCAAACATgacaatatcatctgcaaataataagGCTTTCATATGTGTTCCTGCGAAATCCACGCCACCAGGAAGATAATCAAtcaggtcatttataaaaagtgagAACAAAGTGGGGCTCAATGTGCAGCCTTGCCTTACTCCGGATGAGGTCACAAACCAATCTGACAACTCTGCACCATTCCATACAGCCGCTCGTGTTCCTCTATAGAGATTCTCTAGCGCACGTCCAAATTTCATCGATAACCCCGCGTTATATAGCTTGTAGAATAAGGCACCTCTATTTATTGTATCGAATGCCGCTTGAAAGTCgatgaaaaatacatataatttctatttttgaacGATAAAGCTTTCTGCAAGACTTCggagtacaaaaatattgtccatTGTAGAGTAGCCTGCTCTAAAACCTGCTTGAAACTCTTTCAGTATGTTCTGAGACTTAATCCACTTGttgagccttttctgcatcatcGTTGTAAGAATTTTATATGTTGCATTCAAGAAGGAAATGCCCCGATAGTTTGAAGCATCCGCGTAtgatcctttcttatgtattgggaaTATAACAGCTTCTTGAAATTCATTCACTACCAAATTCCCCTCTATGACTTTATTGAACATCGTAAGAAGTCGATCATTAAGTGCAGAAGTGCCATATTTGTAAAATTCGGCTGGGATACCGTTTGCGCCTGCTGCTTTCCCATCTTTCAGAGTACATAACGCTTGCTCCAATTCTTGTGCAGTAAACTGCGAGTCCAATATTTCATTGGTTATACCAGGTGTTGCATATTGCCAGATCGATGGCATCATTTCTGGGTTGAGGAGTTTCCGAAAGTGTTCGGCTAGCATATTTGCACACAGATTTTTGTGTATTGGCGGTTTTTTACCATTTAGCTCCCACGCAAGTTTCCAAAACGTTGATGCATTATTACAGGAGGCCAACCTGGCCGCTTGTCGTTCCTCATACTCTCGCTTTTTGCTTTTGCACAGTTTTTTATATGTCGTATTAGCTTCGATGTATATGTTTCTAAATTGACCTTGAGGTGAGTTTCTGAAATTCCTGAGCCATGCGAATGAAATTCTGCGTGCCTTCTGgcattcttcgtcaaaccaAGGCTCTACCCTTATTTTGTTTCGTGTAGTACTAATCTGCTGCTGTGGATAAGATGCCTTAACAATTTGATCTAGCAAGCGAAAGTCCGTATTTTGGCTGTTGTGTAGATTCGTGTCCAAACGTTGTCTGTATAAAGAGGCTTTTGAGAGTTTCCAGTTGAGTCTAGGAAGTAATTGGTCGATGTTATTTACCACAGTTGAATGCCCAGTCATCCGTAAGGTAACGACTATCGGCAGATGGTCTGAGTATGGAAGTTCTCGCACCTCGAAATCAGTCACAAAGGGTTCCCAATCTTCGCCTATCATTGAATAATCAATAGTTGATGAACCTTGACCACCAACAAAAGTAAAATCA
It encodes:
- the LOC129951626 gene encoding uncharacterized protein LOC129951626, translated to MLKCETDDEIGMTLMNKILTACSDSNNLTETAQSTNNVENNYTSIDNKLIDYKFMWIPAIRSQTRGRASGGCYFGYKKELVNLKCEFLNQNHPTYVKLQINNKTLLILPLYLNCNNWDEDFDNLGEIFNTISSSKIMLIGDLNGRIGQVAGTINEAKGINRQTKDVVCNTRGKRIIELCDSFGLRILNGTMPSDVSGDFTFVGGQGSSTIDYSMIGEDWEPFVTDFEVRELPYSDHLPIVVTLRMTGHSTVVNNIDQLLPRLNWKLSKASLYRQRLDTNLHNSQNTDFRLLDQIVKASYPQQQISTTRNKIRVEPWFDEECQKARRISFAWLRNFRNSPQGQFRNIYIEANTTYKKLCKSKKREYEERQAARLASCNNASTFWKLAWELNGKKPPIHKNLCANMLAEHFRKLLNPEMMPSIWQYATPGITNEILDSQFTAQELEQALCTLKDGKAAGANGIPAEFYKYGTSALNDRLLTMFNKVIEGNLVVNEFQEAVIFPIHKKGSYADASNYRGISFLNATYKILTTMMQKRLNKWIKSQNILKEFQAAAFDTINRGALFYKLYNAGLSMKFGRALENLYRGTRAAVWNGAELSDWFVTSSGVRQGCTLSPTLFSLFINDLIDYLPGGVDFAGTHMKALLFADDIVMFAYSPEALQLMINRLYNYCCLWNLIVNTQKSKVMIFKNGGGRNASNEKWSFNGEALECVTEYKYLGVIFTRSLSMQKHLTVKLEKAKTAINISRKRCFMNRNIAHSSKHKVFEAVSESILLYGAQVWGCMRFQTVEKLLTHYIKRIFSLPVNTPNYVVMLETGLSPLHIKTLKLQADFLQYIFNLSESRLVKKVAISAILERNSWYREWSKLAEECNLSFDLNLENIGSCKTLFYNVISKVDEKCRAEYIAEASSSVYRTVYSRLNHNLAEKNYFHDSNKVNVIATMVRLRRELINLNFMPHRPDLPLECSICNMKEREDEIHFLGRCPTLKETRRSVLGSDVLSEEQVLDELNQMNINRLYEYCVIALRYRARIINEDF